The genome window ATTGTACAAAAATTATACTACTGTTAGGATCAACACCACATGATAAATACAATGCTACCATATCTAATATATTAGTAGAAAAATTATTTTTCATGCTATTTTTATTGCTATTTCTAGGATAAGTAGTTAAAGCATGTAAATCAGCAATACAAAAAAAACATTTATATTTTTTTTGTATATATTTCCAATTACACATAGTTCCACAGTAATTACCTAAGGTAGGCCAACCTGTAGGTTGAATTCCTGTAAACATAATATCTTTTTTTTTAGTATCTAACATATAAAAAAACCTTAAAAATTTTTAAAAATAAATAATATTTATTGACTACTTAAACTAAAGATTAATTATCTATAATAATATCTGTTAATTTTCTTATTGTTTTCAAATAATCATCTGAATGAAAAATAGCAGAACCAACGACTACATAATCAGCACCTGATTGTATTACATTTACAATATTAGATAAACTAATTCCTCCATCTACTGATAAAAGAATATTCTTTTGACTTTTATCAATTAAAGATCGTACTTGTTGAATTTTTTTTAACACATATGTCAAAAATTTTTGACCACCAAAACCTGGATTCACAGCCATTACTAAAATTAAATCTAATTCATCAATTACATAATCTAAAAAATGCAAAGAAGTAGATGGATTTAAGGCTAAACCAACACCGCAATCTATTTTTTTAATTAGTTGTATAGTTCTATCTAAATGATTAGTAGATTCGGGATGGATTGTAATAAACTGTACATTTAAATTTGCAAATAAAGGAATTAATGAGTCAACCGGAGAAGCCATTAAATGAACATCAAAAAATACTTTTATTCCACTATTTTTTATTGATTTTAATATCATAGGTCCCATCGTTAAATTGGAAACATAATGATTATCCATAACGTCAAAATGAATTAAATTACATCCTGCCTTAAGAACTTCCTGTATTTCTTTTCCTAATCGACAAAAATTTGCAGATAAAATAGATGGAACCACTACAACACGTTTCATGAATTTCCTTAATCATTACTATTTTTATATTTAAATAAATAATGCTA of Buchnera aphidicola (Cinara splendens) contains these proteins:
- the rpe gene encoding ribulose-phosphate 3-epimerase; its protein translation is MKRVVVVPSILSANFCRLGKEIQEVLKAGCNLIHFDVMDNHYVSNLTMGPMILKSIKNSGIKVFFDVHLMASPVDSLIPLFANLNVQFITIHPESTNHLDRTIQLIKKIDCGVGLALNPSTSLHFLDYVIDELDLILVMAVNPGFGGQKFLTYVLKKIQQVRSLIDKSQKNILLSVDGGISLSNIVNVIQSGADYVVVGSAIFHSDDYLKTIRKLTDIIIDN